From Psychrobacillus sp. FSL K6-2836, a single genomic window includes:
- a CDS encoding putative glycoside hydrolase, protein MKKQLRVIASASIAMTILLPGTGKAETTLFSKDFSTKEFSFQAIDETIVSSSKLFVYDSGFTFEYPDAVRGVYVTGHSAGGERFNDLLNLMDNTDLNAMVIDLKDDFGNLTYIPKEDSSLAKYNIGKPYIKDTQAMLKTMEEKKIYPIARIVVFKDTELAETKPEWSFVEGTSVWKNGRGEAFVNPFMQEVWDYNVEIAIEAAKMGFKEIQFDYVRFPEGFEKRENTLKYSMGEYKTSELDFVQRRVSAVTDFVAYAKEKLKPYGAKVSVDIFGYSATLPEAPGIGQNFSKISENVDVISSMIYPSHWTSYFGISKPDLEPYRLVQEYAKVENAKLAELENPPVSRPWLQDFTASYLGAGNYQQYGKEEVEAQIKALNEAGIKEYLLWNAGNKYSKGVDYTP, encoded by the coding sequence ATGAAAAAACAACTTAGAGTAATAGCTTCAGCATCTATTGCGATGACTATATTACTCCCGGGTACGGGTAAGGCGGAAACCACTTTGTTTTCAAAGGACTTTTCCACTAAAGAATTTAGCTTTCAAGCAATAGATGAAACAATAGTGTCTTCCTCCAAATTATTTGTATATGACTCTGGATTTACATTTGAATATCCAGATGCCGTAAGAGGTGTATATGTAACCGGACATTCTGCAGGAGGAGAACGGTTTAATGACTTGTTGAATTTAATGGATAACACAGACTTAAACGCGATGGTTATTGATCTTAAAGATGATTTTGGAAATCTTACTTACATCCCCAAAGAGGATTCTTCATTGGCAAAATATAATATTGGAAAGCCATACATAAAAGACACGCAAGCAATGTTAAAGACAATGGAAGAAAAGAAGATTTATCCAATAGCTCGTATCGTTGTCTTCAAGGATACTGAGCTTGCAGAAACAAAGCCAGAATGGTCATTTGTAGAAGGTACATCGGTATGGAAAAATGGACGAGGTGAAGCATTCGTCAATCCATTTATGCAAGAGGTATGGGACTATAATGTAGAAATTGCTATCGAGGCTGCTAAAATGGGCTTTAAAGAAATTCAATTTGACTATGTTCGTTTCCCCGAAGGCTTTGAAAAAAGAGAAAACACTCTAAAATACTCAATGGGTGAATATAAAACGTCAGAGTTAGATTTCGTTCAACGTAGGGTTTCAGCGGTTACGGATTTTGTAGCTTATGCCAAGGAAAAACTTAAACCATATGGTGCGAAGGTTTCGGTTGATATTTTTGGTTATTCAGCTACATTGCCTGAAGCACCAGGAATTGGACAAAACTTCAGTAAAATCTCTGAAAATGTAGATGTTATTTCCTCCATGATCTACCCAAGTCACTGGACTTCTTACTTTGGAATTTCTAAGCCAGATTTAGAACCATATAGATTAGTTCAGGAATACGCAAAAGTTGAAAATGCAAAACTAGCAGAGCTTGAAAATCCTCCTGTGTCTAGACCATGGCTACAAGATTTTACTGCTTCATATTTAGGAGCAGGCAATTATCAACAATACGGGAAAGAGGAAGTAGAGGCTCAGATTAAGGCATTAAATGAAGCGGGTATAAAAGAATATTTATTATGGAATGCTGGAAATAAATATTCAAAAGGAGTAGACTATACACCTTAA